The Tenebrio molitor chromosome 2, icTenMoli1.1, whole genome shotgun sequence DNA segment TTCGTCCAGAGACAATTTCGAAGAAAGGATACTTTCCAGCTCGGATTTAGTCATGAGAATCGACACCAGAGATGTCAACAAACACATTCGTACAGTTGAAAGACAAATCGAAATCGTCAAATTCCTTTCTCGGTGCGAAGCTCAGGGAGTGAACATGCGAGAACTGTTGAGGAATCTTGTCTCGAGCAAAGGTAACAGACCGTGACGGTGTATCACACTTTAACTTGAATTAATTGTAGAGTGTAAAAGCGAACAGAAATTCGAAATTCCCACTTTATTCGGGTCAACTTCCGACAAAATAAATCTGGCTGTGATGGCTATCATCAGTAAGGAGACCGTGGAGGAAGGATTCAAATTAGCCACGAGAATAATAGATGATTTCGCGCTGAGACCCATCAAGGTTTATTGTCTTGCTGGGAAACAATTCGCGAAATCCGAGCGCTATAACGGGATCACGCAGCTCGTCAACTGCATCAAATCCACAGGAGTGAATGATTCTGCGATTTCGGACATGCTGGACGAAATGTTGGCCCAAACTGTGGCGACTTTGGTTAAGGCCAACGCGAGCGGGACCAGAGTCGAGGATCTCATTAAACTCATCAAAGACAAAGCAACAAAGGTGCTATTTTTAGACCCACGTGACTCTTTTTTTATCATTGGCTTGCAGATCTCTGCATACATCGAGGCCAAACAGCTGAAAACCGCCTACTTCCTCGCGGTCAAATACAAGCGTACAGCTGACATCCGAAGGATACAGAGGGAAGCCGAGCTTTTGAACATGCCCACTATCAAAGCGCTCTGCCAGAAGGTCCTCCAGAGTTCTCCTCAAACTTCCATGTCACATTCCTGAAATAATCAAACGTTTACAAGAGGCTGTGAGTCTAGTACCAAATCAAAAGATgcaatattttgtatttataattaagtaaataaaattttattgagaaGTGTGTAAATTACAGTGCATTcaacgataaaaaaaaaatgcaatttacGTTTCGTAATACTTCAGGGAGTCTAATATCACATTACCATCAACTTAAATATATTTCTAGGTATTAGaaaaattactgaaaaaaaaatcaggtttAGCAGTATTAAAAAATGAGATTAGTCCTCCAGAACCGCGTCTCCATTGGTCTCGTGAGCCTCGCTTGACACCCCATTTTGCAACTCGCCGTTCAGTTTCTCAGCAAAACTGGTATCGATTTCAGATATCTGCTTCAAgaagttttctttttgttcagTGCTCCACTGCCCGAACCACTCTTTGAACAGTTTAACCTAAAAGTGATGCTGTAGAACAGCAACCGGAAATTTTGTGTACTCACTCTGCATTCAAATAAAGACATCGGTTTCTCGCGGCAGTTCACGTTAGCGATGCTGTTGACGATGCCGTTGACGTATGCCTTATTGGTGTATTTTTCTGCCATGATAGGCAGGAAATCGGAACGCTGCAAGTCGCTCCATTCGTGGAACCACTGAATTAAATATCTCATTTGGGCTTCGGTGCTTAACATGTTTCTATAATTGGTCAGTGCAGTCTTTTGAGTCAGTCACTGGAACAATAACACCTTCACTATCGTTGTCTACGGTTCCACTACGTGTTGCGAATTggaaaagaaataaaagagaaaggTTAATATTATACCATGACACTGCAAAGCTATTGTTGACAATATTCAGCAACAGTCTTTATTCTTGGAGGAAGTAATTGGATTACTTACGTAGGGTTTCTTACCAAAATAGGGGATCGAACTTATAATAACATTCTTCTAATCAGGTACACTTTACACTCTTattactgtaaaaaaaaacttgttgGAACGGTGAACCGTGATGACCTCGCACTTTTTAAATTGCGGCCTTGACCTGGCTTGATCACACGCGGCCGATAAAGCAGAGACCCGTAAGTAAGAGTTTGCCCTAATTTTCAATTCGAATGAGAAAAATTAGatgaaatagaaaaataataacgttATCGAGTGCAAGAACGGCAAGACGTACAACAATAAGAGAACGATGGAAAGATTAAGCAGCAAATCAATAAAAGTTGTGATAAGGCAAAAAcacatttgtttttgtctgaCAAAATAATATGGAGATAAATATGCGGTTGTACGATGGAAACTATTTCCTAATACTTACGACAGCTGCACAAACTAttaattttgcattatttGAACTTGCActtcaaatcaaattttacgtgaCAGACAGTGCGCAGTGCCACCAATGTGGAGTGTTGCCAATACAACGGTTTCAAATTTCCTACACTTTGTagacaaaataacaaaatattaaatttaagttACACTGTTTTAGGAATTGGAACTTATATAACTGTTGTACAGCTCCGGACAGGTACAAGTACACTTCTGTGTTTGTGAGAATTTAACTTTGAGGAAATCGAGAGATGACATAACCATAACCTATAGTACTTTGTAGCAAAATGTCTCTGTCTCCTATTTGGAAGTCTCCGTTCACCGATTTCACCGGAGCGATTGTGAGTCACCAGTGGGGCGGCAGATGTGCCGACATGGAGATGAGAGCCTTGGATTGCCTCGAGGCTTACGGTCTAGACCGTGGGGTGAAAAAGTGTGAAACCTTGATCACAGACTTCCAAGAGTGCGCCCTTCGTAAGAAAGAAATGGGGAGAATCGTGGCGATGCACCACGAAAGGAGACGTCAGTATAATGCAGGCGAGAGGAGCAAGGAGGACCGCTACGCTCCACCTCCCAAGCCTGAAAGTTTTTAGTTTGAAATTTTCTGTAGTTGAGTGTTAAAGTTGTAAATAAAGAGTCTCTTCGACATAAATAATTCAAgtttattttgtacaaaatatgtagaatacaataattattaaaaagacACCAATTTAGTGCGTATTTTGTGTTCAGCAGTGCAAATATTTGTTCATTCATGCAAATATAATACTGTTGATTAACAATCATAAATGGAAAAGGTACAAAATGTACGTACTATTGTTCAAACTGATCAAGTGTACTTGTTTTGAAGGCAATAATTTTTACCAATTTATAAGTGTAGGGATGGGATCAAAATCCTACATAGAAGCTGATCAGACAGCTCCTTTAATCTCAATGTTGTAACATTTTACGCGAGTTTCTTAATATTTACATGGTCCATCTGTGTTTTACTATGATTCGTGTACTTACTGCTGACTACTCTTAACTGGACAAATAAGTGTCgataaatcatttgaaaaaagaaatccgTGCAGGTGTTAAGAGTAGTTATCAGTCTCACCGAGCCGCGTTAAACTGTGTCTGCGTAAAACACTTAaactttaacaattatcaTAAGATTATTATAAAGCATCCGTAATTAAGTGCCAAtctgattttaaatttacaatcaCATAAATCACGGCCAATTTTACATTCATAAAAAGGTTTCTTTTAGCTTTCATGAACACATTAAATTGAcataatattttacaaatacataGTATAAAATTTATACATGTACAGTGGGCCCACAAAACAATGCACAGGGGATTACCAGAGTTCGTTAAGAAATTGGCTAGTCAACACGCAACCAGTTTAAACTGGCCATGCGTTGCTAACAAATTCTCCATCAGACACGCAATATCGCTGGCATACCACAGAAAAACAACACAGTTATGCAGTTAAATTATATGTAAATTATTGCGATAATACAATATAATTGAACTGTAACGAGTTGTAAACGCGACATTAATGCTCCAAACCTGCAACAAATCTATTCGTTACGCTTGTATTGTTCTCGTTATGTAACTAATATATTCCAGCACAACGACAGCATCACATAAACGTTCTGAACACGTAACAGATCTGTTCATGGCGATTGATATGTTCTCGTTGTCTAATGAACATGTTCCCTGTCTGGTCTTCTCTTTAATCCCGAATGCATTATTTTGAATTGAGTTTTGTACTTATGAATACATGACTATACGTTACAGTTCCGTAACTTTCTTAGCCTAACAGTTGTTGATAAAATTTAGTTAGTCAAAAACCAACGCTCGTAATTTCCCTTGCCCCGTGATAGACAGATAACCTAGTgttgattttcaaaaatcgcTCCACAAGGTAACAAGACGGCAAAAAGATCAAAATGTCTTGTTATGACCGATTTCTGAAAATCGTATAAaagatataaaatttaattacaatatAGTTGCAGCGACTTTCAGTAGTTTCGATTGCTCGATCGACGCAACGAAAACTAGAGAGAGGAGCGTGAGCAGTTACATAATAGTTACGTCGACAGTATAAAGCTAAAAACCCATCCCTACTAGAGTTAGTTCATATCAATCCTGAAgcttataattaatttgtgcATTGTAAATTCACTTTTGGCAAATCTGTAGTCGTGGATGCTTTGATTGGATCCTACAGAAATGCTCTACAGTGTGTCAAGGTTCTCAGAGCATTACAGCTTCCTGTGTTTTGTTCAGTATATTTTTGATCTTCCGTTAACTTCAAATTCGATTATAATATCACAATGAAATTTCTTAAAGGAATGGTAAACGGAATGTATtttgttacacaattttttatcaGTCACGAGCCCTTCACATCCGTTCCATTCTAAATACtacataatataataataaggCATAGACAAGTTAGCGTATATGTTataagttttaaatttaaatattcgtAAACAAACAGCTCCCGATAACTGACTCTCCCTTAACCACTTTAATCTCGCTTAAGGCAATAAACTTTGTCGCgatgtaaaataatttggcAGTTATTTCTCTCGACCGTATTCTCTGAATCGGATGTTGCTTTTTTtgattataattcagaatcaTTGCCCTGGACTTTTCGGATTAAAATGGTTAATGTACAGGTGCgcttaaaaaattaacttgaacctgaaaaaattaaatgatatGTGTAAGTAATGGCTATGATTGCACTAAAACATGCCAACGACAGATTTGTTGCTGTTGTGATTCTTTCATGTCCATCCAGTGTGCCAACTCTTCGGCTCCACTCGAATTTAAACCTAAACTAAACCAACCGACCATCTCTTTCTTCTTCGTCACTCCTTTCCGGTTATATACAGCCACCATCAAGGTCACGTCGGCGAGTTGGAACAGCGCCACCTGCAACAAAGTGACATTTGAAACCTGTTCTCAGATCAAGCACACACAAAACATCATTCAAATACCTTATAGATACATAGATATAAAGAGCACTTACTTAAACTTAAATTGTTCTACAAACTCAAAACTGCACATCAGTTTTTTTAAGATTCTCGCAAACTATAACATTACATAGAGACGAACAGTTTGACTGATTGATTGTGTGGTAGGTATCGATAATCTCAGAAACTAGGTACTAAATCAGTCTTGATGGAACTCTCACGATTGGCTTCCTTATAATTTCTGGGATGTTATAGACTACTGACTATTTATCGTCACCACACTATCTACTCAGAGGACTGGaaagtgaacaaaaattattactcGGAGTGTATTATCAAGACTGACTAAAATGGCAAGGGTAGTTTTTCAAAGAGAAAATGAAACGTTATCGCAAAGAGAAGAAAGAATAATAAGAAGTAATACGTAATTTCGACAGAGCGTCTACAAGTAGAGCGACTGAAACCGAAGAGAAGCTCAGTTAACAACGTGATAGAACTGTTCAGATTGGATCCGATTACCAAAGACTAAACAGTCAACATGAACGGAACATACGAAACAAAACACCCGAAATATAAATCGAACAAGAAGAAAGGATATTAGCAGGCAGACACGAAATGTAACAAATTGATTACTGGAGTTTGACGCAAGGACAAGAAAGATTTTGTACCTAGTTAATGAATAAACAATCATAGAATAGAACTGCTAACAGAACTACGAATGTAGATCAATCTCTACGCAGTGGATCAGCCTCTTCTTATTATGACCCTTGAGTAGATACATACAGAGCCATCAAAACGGATAGGTAAAGTGTAACATATCTGCACATATTGTGGAGCAAAGAAGTGGCCAGAAGAGTGTACCTAATAGTATGTATTGTGCCAACGCCAAAGTGAAGTTGACGCCCTTGCACCGGTCGTAGTTAACAGTTTGGATTAACTTAAGCGGGACTTAACTGACACATTTCATCGCGCGGGTTCTAAATTTCAGTTAAAGTTCCTCAAATTGACCTGGGGTTCCGCttaagatttcaattaaataAACTGACCAATCAGATTTAGAAGATGAATgggataaaataaattggaaaatcttcaaaaattgataATGCACAAAGTAATAAAGatgagaaaattttattaaactagCATTTATGGATAACATTTCTTGaatacctacattttgaattttttgagtttGAAGAAGCTCCTTAACTTACTTCTATCGAATTTTGGACAACAGCATAAGTGTTCGTAATTGTTACATTTACAAATTATGAGAAAACTACATCATGTCAGCGAAGTAGCGGTTTGATCGAAAATGGATTACTCACTTGGAAAACGAAAGTTTCTTTGAAAAGGGGATTCGGTTGTCCTCTTCGTACTGTCGTTTTGCTGTGAGAGAGCTCCTGTCCTGTGCTGCTGACCAGATTCAGTTTGACGTAAGTGTCTGGTGCTCTGTTGAGGGCAAGATTTCGGAAATGAGAGCCTTTCACCACTTCTATACTAAGTCTACCGGTGGTGGCGTTGTAACACAGCCCTAACAGAAGTTCAGGAACACCTCCATGCTGCATGGAGTGTGTAGACCCCGTGCTGTCCGAACGAGCAAGACTCGTCAGTTCTCCGGCACAACCTGTCAACTGTAACGGGGAATTCAGCAATTTCTCAACTTTTAT contains these protein-coding regions:
- the LOC138124575 gene encoding uncharacterized protein C14orf119, producing the protein MLSTEAQMRYLIQWFHEWSDLQRSDFLPIMAEKYTNKAYVNGIVNSIANVNCREKPMSLFECRVKLFKEWFGQWSTEQKENFLKQISEIDTSFAEKLNGELQNGVSSEAHETNGDAVLED
- the ND-15 gene encoding NADH dehydrogenase [ubiquinone] iron-sulfur protein 5 — translated: MSLSPIWKSPFTDFTGAIVSHQWGGRCADMEMRALDCLEAYGLDRGVKKCETLITDFQECALRKKEMGRIVAMHHERRRQYNAGERSKEDRYAPPPKPESF